One part of the Clostridia bacterium genome encodes these proteins:
- the mreD gene encoding rod shape-determining protein MreD: protein MNSYGAKYNFIKILAFTLIFFLNQTLANKAEILNVAPNLMFVVVLCASLIENSLSNIYYALGFGLLFDFFNGKIMGVHVILFLLLSYILSEIYHTYFENMISVKTLLAVLGCFLYSLLFAVFFGLRGAGFISVLIRISLIEFIYNALLSIAVIFIYTKIINIRKSAWRVR, encoded by the coding sequence ATGAATTCATACGGTGCTAAGTATAACTTTATAAAAATACTTGCCTTTACTTTGATTTTCTTTTTAAATCAGACATTGGCCAACAAGGCAGAAATATTAAATGTTGCCCCAAACCTTATGTTTGTGGTTGTGTTATGTGCATCTTTGATTGAGAATAGTTTGTCAAACATTTACTATGCTTTGGGTTTTGGCTTATTGTTTGATTTTTTTAATGGCAAAATTATGGGAGTACATGTTATTTTATTTTTACTCCTTTCATATATTCTTTCCGAAATTTATCATACCTATTTTGAAAATATGATTTCGGTTAAAACTCTGCTTGCAGTTTTAGGCTGTTTTTTATACAGTCTTCTTTTTGCAGTTTTCTTCGGCTTAAGGGGAGCAGGGTTTATAAGTGTGTTAATAAGAATTTCTTTAATAGAATTTATCTATAATGCACTTCTTTCGATAGCAGTAATATTTATTTATACAAAAATAATAAACATAAGAAAATCTGCTTGGAGGGTAAGATAG
- a CDS encoding rod shape-determining protein, with the protein MAFLSKDIGIDLGTANTLIYVKGKGIVLREPSVVAVARYSKEVHAVGYDAKEMVGKTPDNIIAIKPLKDGVISDYKMTYEMIKRFLQKVLKSGAFTKPRVVACVPSGVTEVERRAVEEAVIQSGAKEVYIVEESMAAAIGAGLTVAEPLGNMVLDIGGGTSEAAVISLGSIVTAKTVRVAGNAFDEAIASYIKKKHNLLIGERTAEEIKIAIGSVYKLSDDEPTMDVRGRDNLSGLPRNITVTSAEIREALFECAETLVDTVKVTLENTPPELSADIVTQGITLTGGGAFLKGLDRLLSERTLLPVKIAEDPLDCVAKGTGMVLDTLETLRLVHNDKRPRNRW; encoded by the coding sequence ATGGCTTTTTTAAGTAAAGATATAGGTATCGATTTAGGAACTGCCAATACTCTTATTTATGTTAAAGGAAAAGGAATTGTATTAAGAGAGCCTTCCGTTGTTGCTGTTGCAAGGTATTCCAAAGAAGTACATGCAGTAGGTTATGATGCAAAGGAAATGGTAGGTAAAACTCCTGATAATATAATTGCTATAAAACCTCTTAAAGACGGGGTTATTTCTGATTATAAAATGACCTATGAAATGATAAAAAGATTTTTACAAAAAGTTTTAAAATCAGGTGCTTTCACTAAACCTCGTGTGGTTGCCTGTGTTCCGTCAGGTGTTACAGAAGTTGAAAGAAGAGCAGTTGAAGAGGCTGTTATTCAGTCAGGGGCTAAAGAAGTATATATTGTAGAAGAATCTATGGCTGCTGCTATTGGTGCAGGTTTAACTGTTGCCGAGCCTTTAGGAAATATGGTTCTTGATATAGGCGGAGGTACAAGTGAAGCGGCTGTTATTTCTTTAGGATCTATCGTTACTGCAAAAACTGTAAGAGTTGCAGGTAACGCATTTGACGAAGCGATAGCAAGTTATATAAAGAAAAAGCATAATCTTTTAATCGGTGAGAGAACTGCCGAAGAAATAAAAATTGCAATAGGCTCTGTTTATAAACTTTCAGATGACGAGCCTACTATGGATGTAAGAGGTAGAGATAACCTAAGCGGTCTTCCAAGAAACATTACAGTTACAAGTGCTGAAATAAGAGAAGCACTTTTCGAATGTGCAGAAACTTTAGTGGATACTGTTAAGGTAACTTTAGAAAACACTCCTCCTGAACTTTCTGCAGATATTGTTACTCAGGGTATTACTTTAACAGGCGGCGGAGCTTTCTTAAAAGGGCTTGACAGACTGCTTTCTGAAAGAACTTTATTACCTGTTAAAATTGCTGAAGACCCTCTTGACTGTGTTGCGAAAGGTACAGGTATGGTGCTTGATACTCTTGAAACATTAAGACTTGTTCACAATGATAAACGCCCAAGAAACAGATGGTAA
- the mreC gene encoding rod shape-determining protein MreC translates to MIFKNKKYLIVLSILIVSIVVVYFSALDRENTDTYDNIVGYVVAPVSKVFTSLSNSFNDFFEYFKDKKELVRVNQKLEIKLTELEHKNSKLESLEIENERLRSLLNFKDKNPELNLTACKVISKDSSNYYSTFLIDKGENHGIRTFMPVVGSKGVVGYVVQTGATFSKVQTVIEGGSSLGCIITRTGDIAVCEGDTNLLKDGLMTMTYVSKDMSIVEGDIIETSGLGEIYPAGLVIGRVKELKNESITKNQYAVIKPAEDFDYIREVFVVTNHNKTR, encoded by the coding sequence TTGATTTTTAAAAATAAAAAATATTTAATTGTTCTTAGTATACTTATAGTGTCTATTGTTGTTGTATATTTTAGTGCGCTTGACAGAGAAAATACTGATACTTACGATAACATTGTGGGCTATGTTGTTGCGCCTGTAAGTAAGGTTTTTACATCTTTGTCCAATTCTTTTAACGACTTTTTTGAGTATTTTAAAGACAAAAAGGAACTTGTAAGAGTAAATCAAAAATTAGAAATTAAACTTACAGAACTTGAACATAAAAATTCCAAGTTAGAGTCTTTAGAGATAGAAAACGAAAGGTTAAGGTCTTTGCTTAATTTTAAAGATAAAAACCCAGAACTTAACCTCACTGCCTGTAAAGTTATTTCCAAAGACAGTTCAAATTATTATTCAACCTTTCTTATAGATAAAGGGGAAAACCACGGAATACGTACTTTTATGCCCGTTGTAGGTTCTAAGGGAGTAGTGGGCTATGTGGTGCAGACAGGTGCAACCTTTTCAAAAGTGCAGACCGTTATTGAAGGCGGAAGTTCTTTAGGCTGTATTATTACACGCACAGGCGATATTGCAGTTTGTGAGGGGGATACCAACCTTTTAAAAGACGGGCTTATGACTATGACATATGTGTCAAAGGATATGAGCATAGTTGAAGGGGATATTATAGAAACCTCAGGTCTTGGGGAAATATATCCTGCAGGGCTTGTTATAGGCAGGGTTAAAGAACTTAAAAACGAAAGTATAACCAAAAATCAATATGCAGTTATTAAGCCGGCAGAAGATTTTGACTATATAAGAGAAGTTTTTGTTGTTACAAATCATAATAAAACAAGGTGA
- a CDS encoding U32 family peptidase has protein sequence MEFNPELLSPAGSLKVLKAAANVGADAVYFGFNSFNARYGAKNFSLSDAEAGLSYLHNRGKKGYITLNTLIKDSEIKDFIVEIENAVKIGADGVIVQDIGAISLIKDVAPNLEIHGSTQMTVHNLEGVNFLYNNGIKRIVLSRELSLDEIKHIKKNTDCEIEIFIHGALCVCYSGQCYMSSFIGDRSGNRGKCAQPCRLNYEFMGKKGTLLSIKDLNSINYIDTFLKLKIDSLKIEGRLKNEYYVAVVVDGYRRLLDGEKLSKEDIDLMNNIFYRGGYTDYFNDYKNKKMFCYNKNENPYSHYETKAEEKFKDIINKNISDNQAKIPLNMEISLYKNAYPTLYGYAMGKEAYVVGEEILGEAKNAPATYEKVKESLVKLNDTPFYLNDLKGDIEDGVFIPLKSVNELRRNLCEKLMEKEDKVINTVQIENKKRQERNLKFIVKANLQSQLTWADSKEEIEFVFANYNLLLKNKDFIDKEKMVITLPKIISENEMDKVKSRLKKLKEAGFKYGLVSNISHFELLKEFKLITDIYLNITNSYSKDFLVKNNVFMVGASSEITLKDISYFMPDMPVFAMGYGYIESMTLRNCIKRSVLNECVKGPQTLVDRKGEKFIIDCREDCRNVILNPYPIVMSDKMNDLKMSGIDYVLLSFYSENMKRCEEVLNMYKSNDNLFEKFTRGHFYRGAL, from the coding sequence ATGGAATTTAACCCAGAATTATTATCCCCGGCAGGTTCATTAAAAGTTTTGAAAGCGGCAGCTAATGTAGGAGCTGACGCTGTTTATTTTGGTTTCAATTCTTTTAATGCAAGATATGGCGCCAAGAACTTTAGTTTATCTGATGCAGAAGCAGGGCTTTCATATCTTCATAACAGAGGAAAAAAGGGATATATAACACTTAATACCCTTATAAAAGACAGTGAAATAAAAGATTTTATCGTAGAGATTGAGAATGCAGTTAAAATCGGTGCTGACGGTGTAATAGTTCAGGATATAGGAGCGATTTCTCTTATAAAAGATGTTGCGCCAAACCTTGAAATTCACGGTTCAACCCAGATGACTGTCCACAATTTAGAAGGGGTAAATTTTTTATATAATAACGGTATTAAAAGAATAGTTTTATCAAGAGAATTATCTTTAGACGAAATAAAACATATTAAGAAGAATACCGACTGTGAAATCGAAATATTTATTCACGGTGCTCTTTGCGTATGTTATTCAGGGCAATGCTATATGAGTTCTTTTATAGGGGACAGAAGCGGAAACAGGGGCAAGTGTGCCCAACCTTGCCGATTAAATTATGAATTTATGGGCAAAAAGGGAACTCTTCTTTCAATAAAAGATTTAAATTCCATAAATTATATTGACACTTTTTTGAAACTAAAAATTGACTCGCTGAAAATAGAGGGAAGACTTAAGAATGAATACTATGTTGCAGTAGTCGTTGACGGATACCGTCGTCTTTTAGACGGAGAAAAACTTTCAAAGGAAGATATTGATTTAATGAATAATATTTTCTATCGCGGCGGTTATACTGATTATTTTAACGACTATAAAAATAAAAAAATGTTCTGTTATAATAAAAATGAAAACCCGTATTCTCATTATGAAACAAAAGCAGAAGAAAAATTTAAGGATATTATAAATAAAAATATAAGCGACAATCAGGCAAAAATTCCTCTTAATATGGAAATTAGCCTATATAAAAATGCATATCCAACCCTTTACGGTTATGCTATGGGTAAAGAAGCATATGTTGTTGGCGAAGAAATTTTAGGCGAGGCAAAAAATGCTCCTGCAACATATGAAAAGGTTAAAGAATCTTTAGTAAAACTAAATGACACTCCTTTTTATCTTAATGATTTAAAAGGGGATATAGAAGACGGGGTGTTTATTCCTTTAAAGTCTGTTAATGAACTAAGAAGAAATCTATGCGAAAAATTGATGGAAAAAGAAGATAAGGTTATAAACACTGTTCAAATTGAAAATAAAAAAAGACAGGAAAGAAATCTTAAATTTATAGTAAAAGCAAATCTTCAAAGCCAACTTACCTGGGCAGATTCAAAAGAAGAGATAGAATTTGTTTTTGCAAATTATAATCTTCTTCTTAAAAACAAAGATTTTATAGACAAAGAAAAAATGGTTATTACCCTGCCTAAAATCATATCCGAAAACGAGATGGATAAGGTTAAATCAAGGCTTAAAAAATTAAAGGAAGCAGGGTTTAAATACGGACTTGTAAGCAATATATCCCATTTTGAACTTTTAAAAGAATTTAAACTTATCACAGATATTTATCTTAACATTACAAATTCATATTCCAAAGACTTTTTAGTTAAAAACAATGTATTTATGGTAGGCGCATCAAGTGAAATAACTTTAAAGGACATATCTTACTTTATGCCTGATATGCCTGTTTTTGCTATGGGGTACGGATATATAGAATCAATGACTTTAAGAAATTGTATAAAAAGAAGCGTTCTTAACGAATGTGTTAAAGGGCCTCAGACCTTGGTCGACAGAAAGGGAGAAAAGTTTATAATAGACTGCAGAGAGGACTGCAGAAATGTTATCTTAAACCCTTATCCTATTGTTATGAGTGATAAAATGAATGATTTAAAAATGAGTGGAATTGACTATGTTCTTCTTTCTTTTTACTCGGAAAATATGAAAAGATGCGAAGAAGTTTTAAATATGTATAAATCTAATGATAACTTATTTGAAAAGTTTACAAGAGGCCATTTTTACAGGGGTGCTCTATAA
- the mrdA gene encoding penicillin-binding protein 2 produces MKGDSVKNRFIVLYCILGVIAFLVIAQLFMLQVIDGHNYREITESRLTKTIPQKAPRGEILDRYGRPLVTNRVGYSISISKTDLDDRELNDLILKLIRIFEEDNVEYIDGLKITKEYPYEFTYDEIKSEEDFKDSKGLNKKLSANDTLFNLYLRYEIDLSLSAKDKRNIAGVRSEMESRLFSSNNPYTFANDVSMDIVTKIKESTHSLKGVAVITEYLRYYNEPGIASHILGRVGQIYKEEYDVLKDKGYNMNDLIGKDGIEKYCESILKGTEGIVSVEEEEDGRVISSLSTVSAVPGNDVILTIDLELQKTAEEALRNIIYSINANSQYAVNNEGWDADSGAVVVLDVHSGEILALASYPTYDLSLFNKDYETNYKNPAKPFWNRAIAGTYEPGSTFKMATALAGLTSGVINENTIINCTGVYTHYAPSYAPKCWKLDGHGELDVKGAIENSCNVFFYETGRLAGIDRLNTVTRQLGFGEKTGIELPEEEKGIVAGPKYVQSIGEQWWPGDTIQAAIGQSKNLFTPIQMANYIATLSNGGTRYKTHLVKKVKEYSTSDIITEYHPVVEDKIEIDPTHHRLIMQGMRSVTEAGTASSVFGDFEISVGGKTGTAEVPNGSNNGVFVAFAPYENPQIAISVIVEHGSHGNSIAPVAKEIIAKHFTDDILEYTEGKNPMQITR; encoded by the coding sequence GTGAAGGGCGACAGTGTTAAAAACAGATTTATCGTTTTATACTGTATTTTAGGTGTAATTGCTTTTTTAGTAATTGCACAACTTTTTATGCTTCAGGTTATAGACGGGCATAATTACAGGGAAATCACAGAGTCCCGTCTTACAAAAACAATTCCGCAGAAAGCGCCAAGGGGAGAGATACTTGACAGATACGGTCGCCCCCTTGTTACCAACCGTGTCGGATATTCCATATCCATTTCAAAAACAGACTTGGATGATAGGGAACTTAACGATTTAATTTTAAAACTTATAAGAATCTTTGAAGAAGATAATGTGGAATACATTGACGGACTTAAAATAACAAAAGAATATCCTTATGAGTTTACTTATGATGAAATAAAAAGCGAGGAAGATTTTAAAGACTCTAAGGGGCTTAATAAAAAGTTATCTGCAAATGATACATTGTTTAACCTTTATCTTCGTTACGAAATAGACTTATCTTTAAGTGCTAAAGATAAAAGAAATATTGCAGGGGTAAGAAGCGAAATGGAATCAAGGCTTTTTTCCTCGAATAACCCGTATACCTTTGCAAATGATGTGAGTATGGATATTGTAACTAAAATCAAAGAATCTACTCACTCGCTAAAAGGTGTTGCAGTTATTACAGAATATTTAAGATATTATAATGAGCCTGGAATTGCTTCCCATATTCTTGGAAGAGTAGGGCAGATTTATAAAGAAGAGTATGATGTTTTAAAAGACAAAGGATATAATATGAATGACCTTATAGGTAAGGACGGAATAGAAAAATACTGCGAGTCCATACTTAAAGGCACGGAGGGTATTGTAAGCGTTGAGGAAGAAGAAGACGGAAGAGTTATATCATCTTTATCAACTGTAAGCGCTGTACCTGGTAATGATGTTATTTTAACTATTGATTTAGAGTTGCAAAAAACTGCAGAAGAAGCATTAAGAAATATCATTTATTCTATAAATGCAAATTCACAGTATGCTGTAAATAATGAGGGATGGGATGCAGACAGTGGCGCTGTTGTTGTTTTAGATGTTCATTCGGGAGAAATTTTAGCACTTGCATCATATCCGACATATGATTTATCTTTATTTAATAAAGATTATGAAACAAACTATAAAAATCCTGCCAAACCGTTCTGGAACAGAGCAATAGCAGGAACATACGAGCCAGGCTCAACATTTAAAATGGCAACTGCTCTTGCAGGGCTTACATCAGGTGTTATAAATGAAAACACTATTATAAACTGTACAGGCGTATATACTCATTATGCGCCAAGTTATGCTCCTAAATGCTGGAAACTTGACGGGCACGGAGAGTTGGATGTAAAAGGTGCTATTGAAAATTCCTGTAATGTATTCTTCTATGAAACAGGAAGATTAGCAGGTATTGACCGACTTAACACCGTAACAAGACAGTTAGGTTTTGGCGAAAAAACAGGAATAGAACTTCCGGAAGAGGAAAAGGGAATAGTTGCAGGGCCTAAATATGTTCAGAGTATCGGCGAACAGTGGTGGCCTGGGGATACTATTCAGGCGGCAATAGGACAGTCTAAAAATCTGTTCACACCTATTCAGATGGCAAACTATATCGCCACTTTGTCAAACGGAGGTACAAGGTATAAAACACATCTTGTAAAAAAAGTAAAAGAATATTCCACATCGGATATTATAACCGAATATCATCCTGTTGTTGAAGATAAAATTGAAATTGACCCGACTCATCACAGACTGATTATGCAGGGTATGCGTTCGGTTACGGAAGCAGGTACAGCATCTTCAGTTTTTGGCGATTTTGAAATTTCAGTAGGCGGAAAAACAGGAACTGCCGAAGTTCCGAATGGGTCTAATAACGGTGTGTTTGTTGCTTTTGCTCCGTATGAAAATCCACAGATAGCC